From Streptomyces sp. SCSIO 75703:
CGGCGTACCGGGCGAGGTCGAGGGCGAAGCCGTTCGCCTCCTGGAGCGGGAACATGTCGACCCGCTTGCCGGTCTCCGCCGGCTGGTCGGTCCAGCGGCCGAAGGTGGGGACCGGGACGGCGAGGGACTCGCGGACCAGCAGGTGGTCGATCCAGGTGATCAGCTCGGTGGACCCGTTGCCCATCGCCACGCACTGCGGCGGGAGCTGGAGCAGGCCGCACAGTTCGGCGGTGATGGTGTCGGCGTCGCTCGGGTAGTACGTGATGATCTCGCGCAGCCGGCCCGCCATCTCCTCGAACATGGCCGGGGTCGGGAAGTAGGGGTTGCACGGGATGCAGAAGTCCACCGGTCCGGCCGCGCCGTCGCCGTTCGCCCGTGTCAGCGCCGCCATCGAGGGGCTGTGCGCCGCGGCGCCGCGGAACAACGAGGTGACGCTGCCGGACAAGGGGGACCTCCGTCGCTGGGTGGCCCGCGCGGGGGAGCACGGGCCACCCAGGGATACGCGTGGGGCGGGGGAGGTGTTCAACGGGTGTGAAAGAAATGTGACCGCCCGGTGGGCGCCGGTCGGGACCGGGGTGCCGGGGGCGGCCGGTCGGGCCCGGGTGCCGGAGCAGCGCACCGTCGCCGTCCGGTACGTCCGCCCCGGCCGGCGCTACGAACCGACCCTGCGCTTGTTCCACACGTCGAAGCCGACCGCGGCCAGCAGGACCAGGCCCTTGATGACCTGCTGCCAGTCGGTGCCGATGCCGACGAGGTTCATGCCGTTGTTGAGCACACCGAGGACCAGGCCGCCGATGATGGCGCCGAGGACCGTGCCGACGCCGCCGCTCATCGACGCGCCGCCGATGAACGAGGCCGCGATGGCCTCCAGTTCGAAGCCGAGGCCCGACTTCGGCGAGGCCGCGTTGAAGCGGGCGGCGTAGACCAGGCCGGCCAGGGCGGCGAGCATGCCCATGTTCAGGAAGACCAGGAAGGTGACCTTCCGGTCCTTCACCCCGGAGAGCTTGGCCGCCGGGAGGTTGCCGCCGATCGCGTAGATGTGCCGGCCGACGACCGCGTTGCGCATCACGTAGCCGAAGCCGGCCACCAGCACGCCCAGGATGAGCAGGACGATCGGGGCGCCCTTGTGGCTGGCCAGCAGCAGGGTGACGACGAGGACCGCGGAGACCAGCGCCACCAGCTTGAGCGCGAACAGCCTGGCCGGCGGCACGTCGAGCGCGAACTCCCGCTGCCGCCTGCGGTCCCGGACCTCCTGGTACACGACGAACGCGATCAGCGCGAAGCCGAGCAGCAGGGTGAGGTTGTGGTAGTTCGTGTGCGGGCCGACCTCGGGCAGGAAGCCGTTGGCGATCTCCTGCAGGCCCCGGGGGAGCGGGCCGAGAGTCTGCCCCTTCAGGACGATCTCGGTCAGGCCCCGGAAGACCAGCATGCCCGCCAGGGTCACGATGAAGGACGGTATGCCGAGATAGGCGACGAAGAAGCCCTGCGCGGACCCGGCCAGCGCGCCGAGGGCCAGGCAGAGCACCACCGCCAGCGGCCAGGC
This genomic window contains:
- the mmsB gene encoding multiple monosaccharide ABC transporter permease, translated to MSTDVSAKSPAPAPPGRDGPDTGAGLLRLMLDGLRRNMRQYGMLIALGLIVLLFAAWSGGDLLLPRNVSNLVLQNSYILLLAIGMMLVIIAGHIDLSVGSLTAFVGAMSAVLMVDHDVAWPLAVVLCLALGALAGSAQGFFVAYLGIPSFIVTLAGMLVFRGLTEIVLKGQTLGPLPRGLQEIANGFLPEVGPHTNYHNLTLLLGFALIAFVVYQEVRDRRRQREFALDVPPARLFALKLVALVSAVLVVTLLLASHKGAPIVLLILGVLVAGFGYVMRNAVVGRHIYAIGGNLPAAKLSGVKDRKVTFLVFLNMGMLAALAGLVYAARFNAASPKSGLGFELEAIAASFIGGASMSGGVGTVLGAIIGGLVLGVLNNGMNLVGIGTDWQQVIKGLVLLAAVGFDVWNKRRVGS